Within Bdellovibrionales bacterium, the genomic segment CCTCTAATGAGCGTTTCTGCCGTCTTGCAATCGTCCCGATTTGTGGTCAGAGCACCGGGATATTGTTGCATCAAAAATTTAAATAGCAAACTCGACAAGGTTCCACTGATCCCCTCAGCGAGAGCCAAAAGATTTAATCCACAGCGTCCTGCGTAGGCAGAAGCGAGCACAACCGTGACCTCTCGGCTTGCCAAATAATCTGCCGACATACTGCTAAATTCGGCAATGGCTTCCGTCCACTCACTGTGATCGATATGAATTTTTGCCGCCTTCAAGAGAGCTTCGTTGGTGTCTTTTTGGCAAATTCTGATAACACATTGGATTTGGTACAAGCAAAATTTAGACAAATGACTAAGGAAAGGATCAGATTCAGACCACCCAAATTTGCAAGAGGCCAAAATGGAAATCTCTTATTTTCGATTTTCTGCAATCCCGGCCTCCTTTCAAGCGACGCGTCCACACATGTCTATTTTTCATATTTTATCTCTATATAAACTGAGGAACCTAGATGAAATTTTAAAAATGGCCCAAGTGCATTCATTCTTTGTCTTAAGGCCAGAGGGCATTTGCCAAACATGAACTAACCCAGATCTAGGTCCAAAAATGACGAGTGGCAGATTGCTCTAGCCGATATATTGCCGCTAATTAAAAAAACTGGTTCCGTAGAAATTATCAGCGTATTCTATCTTCATGAATAATTTCAAATTAGCTGCCGTCCTCTTCATTCCCATATTCATTTTAACTGCCTGTGCAACTTATCGGCCCATACTGGATGAAAACGAAAAGTTCATTCAAGTAGGTGAAACTCAGGCTGAACGCGATATTGACCAGTGTATCGCGCGTGCCGATGCCTACCTCGAAAAACACAAAGCAGAACGGATGAAAAAGGAAGCCGGCCGCGGCGCTGCCTCCGGAGCAATCATGGGTGGCATCTTCGGTGCCCTCTCCGGGGGTGGGCTTCGTTCTGCTGCCGTGGGTGCAGGAGTGGGTGCCGCTGTGGGAGCCGGAGGGGGAGCTGCTGGTGTTGCAGCCGAAGACAATCTCAGTCCTGACAGAATCAAACAAAACTATGTGACAAGGTGCCTGAATAAGCAACAGTATGAAGTGATTGGGTGGAAATAATATTTCAATACTATTTAGAGAAATTAAAGCAGAAAAAATGGAGTTCAACAAATGAAACAAAAATTGCCAATAATCGCCAGATACTTACTCGGACTGATTTTTACTATTTTTGGTGGGGCTGGACTTTTCAATCTTATTCCTCCACCTCCTGACATGCCAGAAAAGCTCATGGCCTTTATGAATGGAATCATGGCAGCCCAATATTTTTTCCCACTTCTCAAAACCACAGAAGTCGCTTGTGGAGTTCTGTTGTTGTCAGGCTTTGCACCGGCTCTGGCCCTCGTTGTTCTTGCACCCATTTCAATCAATATTCTCTTTGTTCATTTGTTTCTCACGCCAGGCTTAGAGAATTTGATCGTGCCTCTGGCTATCATCGCATTGCATGTGCTGGCAGCTACGAAATATTGGAATATTTATCGTCCGCTTTTTGCAAAAAATAGGTAAAGCTGATTTCAAGAAATCATGCCGGTCTTCAAGCTGAGGACCTTCTCATAAGAAAAGTTCACGCCTTGATCGACTCGAACGTGAAATCGAACGAATTAAAAAGAAGATTTCAGCCTGAAACTTCGGGAAACTTGCAAATGCTGCTTTCAAACTCAAGCGCTAAACTCGGGATTTAAACCAACCCAATCAGTGGCCCAACTGTTCATAAAACTGGCGTGCGACCTCTTCCGGCGAGCCATTGGCAGACGTTATAGCCGTATTGACCTTGCTGCAAACGTCCGATGTAGAATTGTCGCCTGTGCAATACGAATCAGCGATCGAAATGACTGCGGTACCAATGGCGGTGTTATTGCAAGTTCCTTGATCAGACCCAGAACCCGCTCCGCTGATACATGTACTGAGAAAAGCGCTCGGATCGCCAGAACTAGCCAGAACTGTCATGTAAGTGCCGATCACAGATAGATTCGCAAGATAAATCAAACCCGGAATTCCTGAAAGCTTACAATAAGCTGCCGCATTGTCGGCCGTACTTGTCTCTCCCAGACTTAGAAAGGAGATCAATGTGGCCTCTTTTTTTGATCCGGCATTTTTTTGCTCAGTAAAGGCCTGAGCAATTTTTGAAGTGATCAATCCTCCCGCGACAAATTCGATGGAACAGCGGACGATATAAGCTTGCTGCGATGATTTTCCCTCAATGAGACCGCGACAGGCCACTGCATCAGCTGCCACTCGAGCCTTGTCCAAACATTCCTGAGCCTTGGCAACGGCGTTTGTGTCTTTGTCTTCACAACCAAGCAAGCCAAGAAAAATAAAACACGCGAGCGTCGAAAGAATTAAAGATCTGACAACGTAAGAAATCCTGTTTTGCATGCGAAACTCTCCCTTTAAAACTTTACTCATTGTGTTTTGATTATATCATCGTGTCCATGACTGAGTGTTATTTTTGCCCAGAGTCCAGTTTTCTCAGCCCTAAGTCTAAATAAGAAATATGCGTATCAACTTGAATCGAGATTCACCGATGAGAACAGAAGAGGAATGAGACATGTCTGATTTCAAGATCTTTCAAACCTATCGTAAGACGAAATCCAAAACTCTCTTCATATGGGCGGTCTCCGTCCTGGCCACCTTTCTTCTCGCCACCTCAGCAAAGGCGGCACAAAATTTTGAATACTACCGAGGAATTCGCCAAATGGGTATGGGTGGAGCCTCGATAGCCGTTGTGAACGATGAAACTTCTCTTCTGCTGAACCCCGCTGGTCTCGGAAAATTGCGTGACTACATTATTACGGTCGCCGATCCTGAAGTTGATATCGGAGCAAAGACTCAGTCGATCATCGGCACGGGAGTCACCACTGTTCTCGATCCGCAGGCCACTTTAGACGCCCTCAACCAAGGCCATCAGAACAAACCCCTTTACCTCCGAACCCAGGTGTTCCCATCAATCGTTGTCCCAAATTTTGGCATTGGAGTTTTTAAGAAATATGAAGTCAGCGCCGAGGTGGATACAACGACCAATCTTTATCGGTACCAGTATTTTAACGAAACGGCTCTTGTTCTCGGTTACGATTTTAGATTTTGGGACGGTCGGATTAAAATTGGTTTTAGCGGCCGCTTTACCAATCGAGCCGTCGCGAGTGACACCGCTCTGGATCCTGCGTCCACAAGCCTTACTCTGGAATCAATGATCAAAGAAGGACTCGGAGCTGCGGCTGATGGCGGTATTATTCTCTCAGCCCCCTGGGCTCTTCTTCCAACTCTGGCTGCGGTTTACCGTGACATTGGCAATACCCATTACAATGTAAATGATGGCATCTTATTTAACGCAACAGAGCGCCCCGACGTCACGAATGGCAGCTTAGATGTCGCTCTGGCCATATTCCCAATTATTGGTAAGCGTTCCCGTTCCTCTTTTACCATCGAATACAGAGATGTTCTGACCACAAGTGAGGAGACCGATCCGAATCGTCGCTACCATGCCGGAATCGAGTTCAACTTCTCAGACGCGCTCTTCCTTCGCGGTGGCTACAATCAACGATATTTTACCTACGGACTTGAATTTTCGATGGCCAACTATCAATTTCAAGCCGCAAGTTACGGAGAAGAAATCGGGGTGGCCGGTTCCCTCCGCGAAGAGCGTCACTATGATCTAAAATTCGCCTATCGATTCTAGATATCGATGGACATCTCGAGCATATACCGTCGGTTTTCTTTGGGGCTATCAATAGTGCCCACTTCTTCTCCGGTCGTGGCGAGATCAAGTTGAAACCAAGCGAATCGAGCGCCAAATCCAGCAGTGGGATATCCCTGATTGATTCCCACACTCCAAGAGCCCTTCCACCAGGTGGTCATCTTCCAATACAATTCAGCTCCCGCATGAATGCCCTTTTTCCAGTTCCAGTTATCGTGCCCAACATCACGAATATCCACCGCTAAACGGGGGTCGAAAACCCAGAAATCGGGAAGATCCCACTTCGATCCAAAATCAAATCTTCGACCAAGTTTTGGCGGTTCACCAGATTCCTTACTGATGACGTGAAGATTTGTCGTGAAACCATAGTCAAAAATATTGCGAACCGTAAAAGCAAAGGTTGGCTTGGCGACACTCAATAAACTAAAAAATCCACTGTCTGGCATAGGTGGATCCCATAAAAATCCGATGTCCATATCGACTGTCAGACCTTCATCACCCTGGTTTTTATCAAATACTTCAGAACCCGACGCCAATTCTCCAGCAGAGACAGCTGTCCCCACATAAATGCGGTGAATCGCTTTGAGAGTGGCTCCAGCATCCAAACGATGACCGCTTGGCAACCACTTCACATCCCGACCGTAACTGTAGGCCAATGTCGAATCCATATATCCATTCACATTAATCATTGGCCCGACTTGCTGGTGTAAACTCAAGTCCAGGCTTAAATCAGCTGGAATAAAAGCCAACCCCCAGCGAGGCCTGACCCATGAAGCTCCAAGAGTTGGAATGCGTGAGTAGAAATGATCACCATAATGACTTTGGAGCAGGTTCATCATGTTGTCCACCTGCTGTGCCTCGTCTCCCTGTTTGTCTGTTTTTGAAATATCATCGGCCAATTTCAAAAAGCCAGGATCAATTGCCCCTCTCAAAAAGAAATGCAAATTTCCGTCTTCGCGTCTGGCTAGACCCGCTGGATTATAAAACATGGCGCTGTGATCATCTGCCACTGCGGTAAAAGCATTTCCCATACCCATTGCTCGGGTGCTTATGTGTGGTTGATGAATTGAAAAATCAAGAGCTGGTGCCGCATCAGCCCTGTTTGTTAAGAATGATAGCAACACCAATCCAAATACCGCGACGCCCATCTTCATATTAGTCATTTCTCCCACCCTCCCAGGTCCAAGAAAAAATTCTATATCCTCTGTATCAGGTTTGGGTATAATCTTATCTATGTATTCTCGATACCTTTCGCTTTTATTGACTTTAGTCCTGGTAAAATTGGCTTCTGCGGCCCCGTCAAATTCTGATTCTTGGATCGTCAACCAAGATCTCCCATCTCAGCCGGGCACCAATAGTGAGAGACATGATAAAATTTCGACCATTGAAGAAATGGGCCTCGTTATTTCCCCCGTAAGCATGTCGACCAAGGACAAAAGGGAGGCCAGCTATTTTTACCCCTACAGGCAGGCCATATCGCCTCGATTTTTTTTTATTGGCGATATCGACCTTATGAGGGAGGGGCAATTTCCTTATGGATTGGGTATGATGT encodes:
- a CDS encoding cell envelope biogenesis protein OmpA codes for the protein MLTACATYRPILDENEKFIQVGETQAERDIDQCIARADAYLEKHKAERMKKEAGRGAASGAIMGGIFGALSGGGLRSAAVGAGVGAAVGAGGGAAGVAAEDNLSPDRIKQNYVTRCLNKQQYEVIGWK
- a CDS encoding DoxX family membrane protein, translated to MKQKLPIIARYLLGLIFTIFGGAGLFNLIPPPPDMPEKLMAFMNGIMAAQYFFPLLKTTEVACGVLLLSGFAPALALVVLAPISINILFVHLFLTPGLENLIVPLAIIALHVLAATKYWNIYRPLFAKNR